One Ricinus communis isolate WT05 ecotype wild-type chromosome 1, ASM1957865v1, whole genome shotgun sequence DNA window includes the following coding sequences:
- the LOC8287880 gene encoding scarecrow-like protein 14 — protein MDTLLQEFPNTMNRFKFDHGPISFPSNRNLLNGYELNHNLSNPISNLPFLSFNSQPPNDLTQSSPSSSEGHDPNNNAVLKYISDMLMEEDLEGKTCMLQDCLALQAAEKSLYDVLGQEYPHSLSHCPQIVGSPDDNSLWSSSFDRSNCYPGAVNSSVEKPSWTLDQIHNLDLYSTLTGPDFHSVRQGIGDASKFFSDGDPLVVAPNCSSPTCSDKEESDYSPSSSRGRKNHQREDSDYLEEEEERSNKHSALSLAESEQSEMFDEVLLCPSGKHESEMCAFQDKSRNGASLKGSNGRTARGRRQGNKGEVVDLSTLLAQCAQSVSISDHRTATELLRQIRQHSSPYGDGNQRLAHYFANALETRLAGTGTPAYSPLLSSKTPVSDILKAYQVYVKACPFKRMSNFFANQTIFKLAEKATRLHIIDFGVLYGFQWPCLIQRLSQRPGGPPKLRITGIELPQPGFRPAERVEETGRRLQRYCERFNVPFEYHAVAQKWETIKYEDLNIDRGEMTVVNCLYRLRNLPDDTVVANSARDAVLKLIRKIRPDIFIHGVINGTYNAPFFVTRFREALFYYSALFDMFEINVPREDDQRMLYEKAIFGRDIMNVIACEGAERVERPETYKQWQVRNLRAGFRQLSLDQEILKKVRCTVRSEYHKDFVVDENGRWMLQGWKGRVISALSVWKPVQD, from the coding sequence ATGGATACTCTTCTCCAAGAATTTCCAAATACCATGAACCGATTCAAATTTGATCATGGCCcaatttctttcccttcaaacAGAAATCTTCTTAATGGGTATGAACTCAATCACAACTTAAGTAATCCTATATCTaatcttccttttctttcctttaacTCACAACCTCCTAATGATTTGACACAATCATCACCATCTTCCTCAGAAGGGCATGATCCTAATAATAATGCAGTTCTCAAGTACATAAGTGATATGCTTATGGAAGAGGATCTAGAGGGTAAGACCTGTATGTTACAGGATTGTTTAGCTCTCCAAGCTGCTGAGAAATCCTTGTATGATGTTCTTGGTCAGGAATACCCTCATTCCTTGAGTCACTGTCCTCAAATTGTTGGAAGCCCAGATGATAATTCACTTTGGAGTAGCAGTTTTGATCGCAGTAATTGCTATCCTGGAGCTGTTAACTCCTCAGTTGAGAAACCAAGTTGGACCCTTgatcaaattcataatttagatTTGTATAGTACCCTGACAGGGCCAGATTTTCATAGTGTCAGGCAAGGGATAGGAGATGCTAGCAAGTTCTTTTCAGATGGTGATCCTTTGGTTGTGGCTCCAAATTGCAGCTCACCGACATGTTCAGACAAGGAGGAAAGCGATTACTCACCGAGTAGTTCGCGGGGAAGGAAGAATCATCAACGCGAGGATAGCGATTatttagaagaagaagaagagaggagcAACAAACATTCTGCGCTTTCTCTTGCCGAGTCTGAACAGTCAGAAATGTTTGATGAGGTATTGCTTTGTCCAAGTGGGAAGCACGAGTCTGAGATGTGTGCTTTTCAAGACAAGTCACGGAATGGAGCAAGCTTGAAAGGATCTAATGGTAGAACAGCGCGAGGAAGGAGACAGGGAAACAAAGGAGAAGTGGTGGATCTGTCAACTCTACTAGCACAATGTGCACAGTCTGTGTCAATCAGTGATCACAGGACTGCAACTGAGCTACTTAGGCAGATCAGGCAACACTCTTCACCTTATGGGGATGGAAACCAAAGATTGGCACATTACTTTGCTAATGCTCTCGAGACTCGTTTGGCTGGCACTGGGACCCCGGCATATTCACCCCTTTTAAGTAGCAAGACACCGGTTTCTGACATCTTAAAAGCTTACCAGGTGTATGTTAAGGCATGTCCATTCAAGAGAATGTCAAATTTCTTTGCTAATCAGACTATTTTCAAACTGGCAGAGAAAGCTACTAGGCTCcatattattgattttggGGTGCTATATGGTTTTCAATGGCCTTGCCTTATCCAGCGTCTCTCACAGCGGCCTGGTGGACCGCCCAAGTTGCGGATTACAGGAATTGAGCTTCCTCAACCTGGTTTTCGCCCTGCGGAAAGAGTCGAGGAGACAGGCCGTCGCTTGCAGAGATATTGTGAGAGGTTTAATGTCCCATTTGAGTATCATGCTGTAGCACAGAAATGGGAAACCATCAAATATGAAGATCTCAACATCGACAGGGGTGAGATGACTGTTGTTAATTGTTTGTACCGGTTGAGGAATCTCCCTGATGACACAGTTGTAGCAAACAGTGCAAGAGATGCTGTCTTGAAACTTATCAGGAAAATCAGGCCAGACATATTTATCCATGGGGTTATTAACGGTACCTACAATGCACCATTCTTTGTCACAAGGTTTCGGGAGGCACTCTTCTACTACTCTGCACTGTTTGATATGTTTGAGATTAATGTCCCGCGCGAAGATGATCAGAGAATGCTGTATGAGAAGGCAATTTTCGGAAGAGATATTATGAATGTGATAGCATGTGAGGGTGCAGAGAGGGTTGAAAGGCCGGAGACATACAAACAGTGGCAAGTAAGAAATCTGAGAGCTGGGTTCAGGCAGCTCTCACTAGATCAGGAGATTTTGAAGAAAGTTAGATGTACTGTGAGATCAGAATACCATAAAGATTTTGTTGTCGATGAGAATGGCAGGTGGATGCTGCAAGGATGGAAGGGGAGAGTCATCTCCGCGCTTTCTGTTTGGAAACCTGTCCAGGACTAG
- the LOC8287879 gene encoding scarecrow-like protein 33, producing MDDALLRAPPGAMSGFRFEYGTMSVLPNQHLVNGFKLNHSSVVDPYRSLHPKNAHALSSDSATSTSSSFELDSPDNSDISNVVLKYISDMLMEEELESKNFMFEDCLALQAAEKSFYDVLGQKYPASLDQSPFLDQNIHSLEGTSTWCGCGSTKISKDYATSINLVDSSWIFDQSEFEFSCQRNYSAGHLENAIQVPDLYCRSFSNDDSLLLSESQTKDYARGCCSFSSSRDRKHHQREESACVEGRSNKHSAFSVEQPEDTKIFDEVLLCQARNNDSASCVTQNALQGGGDGQEKNHGRTEGSNRRTARTKKRGSNKRDMMDLWTVLPQCAQAVANDDQTTAKELLRQIKQYSSPFGDGNQRLAHFFANGLEARLAGTGTPGYAPAVNSTTSAAGMLKAYHAYTTACPFQTMSHLYANETIMKLAEKTTRLHIIDFGILYGFQWPCLIEDLSTRHGGPPRLHITGIEFPQPGFRPAERVEETGRRLSKYCERFNVPFEYDSIAQNWESIQYEDFKIDRNEMIVVNCLYRLKNIPDDTMVVNSMRDSILKLMRRINPDIFIHGVVNGTYNAPFFLTRFRDALFHFSALFDMIDSTIPREEPERMMFEKEVFGRYAVNVIACEGGERVERPETYRQWQARNIRAGFRQLPLDQEIMKKVITTVKSNYNKNFIVDEDSQWMLQGWKGRIIYALAVWKPVHD from the coding sequence ATGGATGATGCTCTACTCCGAGCACCTCCAGGGGCCATGTCCGGATTCAGATTTGAATATGGCACTATGTCAGTCCTTCCAAATCAGCATCTTGTTAATGGTTTCAAACTGAATCACAGCTCTGTTGTAGATCCTTATCGATCTCTGCATCCAAAAAATGCACATGCGTTAAGTAGTGACTCAGCGACCTCTACAAGCTCAAGCTTCGAACTAGACTCGCCTGATAATAGTGATATCTCCAATGTTGTTCTCAAATACATTAGTGATATGCTAATGGAAGAAGAATTAGAGAGTAAGAACTTTATGTTTGAGGACTGCTTAGCACTGCAAGCTGCTGAGAAATCCTTCTATGATGTTCTTGGCCAGAAATATCCCGCTTCTTTGGATCAATCACCTTTCCTTGATCAAAACATTCACAGCCTAGAGGGTACAAGCACTTGGTGTGGATGTGGAAGTACTAAAATCAGCAAAGACTATGCTACTTCTATCAACTTGGTGGACTCCAGTTGGATTTTTGATCAATCAGAATTTGAATTCTCTTGTCAACGAAATTATTCTGCAGGCCACCTCGAAAATGCTATCCAGGTTCCAGATTTATATTGTAGGTCATTCTCTAATGATGATTCTTTGCTTCTATCAGAGTCTCAAACGAAGGATTATGCAAGAGGTTGTTGCTCTTTTAGTAGTTCAAGGGATAGGAAACATCATCAGCGGGAGGAAAGTGCCTGTGTAGAAGGGAGAAGCAACAAGCATTCTGCATTTTCTGTTGAACAGCCCGAGGATACGAAGATATTCGATGAGGTGCTGCTGTGTCAAGCAAGAAACAACGACTCTGCATCTTGTGTTACTCAAAATGCATTACAAGGTGGTGGCGATGGACAGGAGAAGAATCATGGACGGACAGAAGGGTCAAACCGTAGAACAGCTCGAACAAAGAAACGTGGTAGCAATAAAAGGGACATGATGGATCTTTGGACTGTCTTACCTCAGTGTGCACAAGCTGTGGCTAATGATGACCAAACGACTGCAAAGGAGCTGCTAAGACAGATAAAGCAATATTCTTCCCCTTTTGGCGATGGAAACCAAAGATTAGCACATTTCTTCGCCAATGGGTTGGAGGCAAGGTTAGCTGGCACTGGAACACCCGGATATGCACCCGCTGTAAATAGTACAACATCAGCTGCTGGTATGCTAAAAGCTTACCATGCATATACTACAGCATGCCCTTTCCAGACAATGTCACATCTTTATGCTAACGAAACTATCATGAAACTAGCAGAGAAAACAACAAGGCTTCACATCAttgattttggaattctttatGGTTTTCAATGGCCTTGCCTGATTGAGGATCTGTCAACAAGACATGGTGGACCTCCCAGGTTGCATATTACAGGAATTGAGTTTCCTCAACCAGGTTTCCGACCTGCAGAAAGGGTTGAAGAAACAGGCCGTCGCTTAAGCAAGTATTGTGAGAGATTTAATGTTCCATTTGAATATGATTCCATAGCACAGAACTGGGAAAGTATACAATATGAGGATTTCAAGATAGACAGAAATGAGATGATTGTCGTTAATTGTTTGTATCGCTTAAAGAACATTCCTGATGACACAATGGTGGTGAACAGCATGAGAGACAGTATTCTAAAACTGATGAGGAGAATCAACCCGGATATCTTCATCCATGGAGTAGTTAATGGTACTTACAATGCACCTTTCTTCCTCACACGCTTTCGAGACGCCCTGTTTCACTTCTCAGCACTGTTCGACATGATCGATTCAACCATTCCCCGCGAGGAACCTGAAAGAATGATGTTTGAGAAAGAAGTATTTGGAAGGTATGCAGTGAATGTGATTGCTTGTGAGGGTGGGGAGAGGGTTGAAAGGCCAGAGACTTATAGACAGTGGCAAGCTCGAAACATAAGGGCTGGGTTTAGGCAGCTTCCATTAGATCAGGAGATCATGAAGAAGGTGATAACTACTgtcaaatcaaattacaatAAGAACTTCATTGTTGATGAAGATAGTCAGTGGATGTTACAAGGGTGGAAAGGGAGAATTATTTATGCGCTTGCAGTTTGGAAACCTGTTCatgattaa
- the LOC8287878 gene encoding uncharacterized protein LOC8287878 — translation MAKREISSTLRNLKFMQRAVVREEKAKKQEEEKPDGNFFSPGTIRKCVVIMEGDPHPGASIGRMSFQSFNPSVDKLNEDTTNLGQPKVSDVYVSTSSGQSGGTSFRGNGSSLNGAECSNTGNAKSDGDLKRKQSDVVPESPHKNKSPKTEGSQQSSPNSNKGSFKQPKREKLDWSVLRPKSQNNQNKRG, via the exons ATGGCAAAGCGTGAGATATCAAGTACTTTGAGGAACTTGAAG TTTATGCAAAGGGCGGTTGTGAGGGAGGAAAAAGCTAAGAAACAAGAAGAGGAGAAACCTGATGGGAATTTCTTTTCCCCTGGTACTATTAGGAAGTG TGTGGTAATAATGGAAGGGGATCCCCATCCAGGAGCATCTATAGGACGGATGTCATTTCAAAGTTTTAATCCTTCTGTGGAT AAACTAAATGAAGATACAACAAACCTTGGTCAGCCTAAAGTGTCTGATGTGTACGTCTCTACCTCCAGTGGTCAGAGTGGAGGAACATCTTTTAG AGGGAATGGATCATCACTGAATGGAGCAGAGTGCTCAAACACTGGTAATGCAAAATCTGATGGAGACCTTAAACGAAAACAATCTGATGTAGTACCTGAATCACCACACAAAAATAAATCACCAAAAACTGAAGGTAGCCAACAGTCGTCTCCAAATAGCAATAAGGGGTCCTTCAAGCAACCAAAGCGTGAAAAGCTGGACTGGAGTGTGCTCAGACCAAAAAGTCAAAACAATCAAAATAAGAGAGGGTGA